One genomic segment of Pseudomonas chlororaphis subsp. aurantiaca includes these proteins:
- the uvrD gene encoding DNA helicase II has product MRDDLSLLLNSLNDAQRQAVAASLGRQLVLAGAGSGKTRVLVHRIAWLIQVENASPHSILSVTFTNKAAAEMRQRIEQLMGINPAGMWVGTFHGLAHRLLRAHWQEAGLSQTFQILDSDDQQRLVKRVIRDLGLDEQRWPARQAQWFINGQKDEGLRPQHIQASGDLFLATMRGIYEAYEAACQRAGVIDFSELLLRALDLWRDHPGLLAHYQKRFRHVLVDEFQDTNAVQYAWLRLLAKGGDSLMVVGDDDQSIYGWRGAKIENIHQYSEDFPDTEVIRLEQNYRSTAGILKAANALIANNTGRLGKELWTDGGEGEAINLYAAFNEHDEARYVVETIESALKTGLARSDIAILYRSNAQSRVLEEALLRERIPYRIYGGQRFFERAEIKNAMAYLRLLEGRGNDAALERVINVPTRGIGEKTVEAIREHARHSHVSMWEAMRQLVVNKGVTGRAAGALGAFMELIEHLATVTAEMPLHLMTQTVIEQSGLIAYHEAEKGEKGQARVENLEELVSAARNFEHTEEDQELTPLAAFLGHASLEAGDTQADEHEDSIQLMTLHSAKGLEFPYVFLVGMEEGLFPHKMSLEEPGRLEEERRLAYVGITRAMQNLVMTYAETRRLYGSETYNKVSRFVREVPKGLIQEVRLSNSVSRPFGGGQSQSTSSLFGGSEIPDTGLSLGQAVRHSVFGDGVILNFEGAGAQARVQVNFSEGSKWLMLGYAKLEAI; this is encoded by the coding sequence ATGCGCGACGATCTCTCCCTTCTGCTGAACTCCCTCAACGATGCCCAACGCCAGGCCGTAGCTGCCTCCTTGGGTCGTCAGTTGGTCCTGGCCGGTGCTGGCTCCGGTAAAACCCGAGTGCTGGTGCACCGTATCGCCTGGTTGATCCAGGTCGAGAACGCCTCGCCCCACTCCATCCTGTCGGTGACCTTCACCAACAAGGCCGCTGCCGAGATGCGCCAGCGCATCGAGCAATTGATGGGTATCAACCCGGCCGGCATGTGGGTCGGCACCTTCCACGGCCTGGCGCACCGCCTGCTGCGGGCGCACTGGCAAGAAGCCGGCCTGAGCCAGACCTTCCAGATCCTCGACAGCGACGACCAGCAACGCCTGGTCAAGCGGGTGATCCGCGACCTCGGCCTGGACGAGCAGCGCTGGCCGGCCCGGCAGGCCCAGTGGTTCATCAACGGGCAGAAGGACGAAGGCCTGCGTCCGCAACACATTCAAGCCAGCGGCGACCTGTTCCTGGCCACCATGCGCGGCATCTACGAAGCCTACGAGGCCGCCTGCCAGCGCGCCGGGGTCATCGACTTCTCCGAGCTTCTGCTGCGCGCCCTGGACCTGTGGCGCGACCACCCGGGCCTGCTGGCGCACTACCAGAAGCGTTTCCGCCATGTGCTGGTGGACGAGTTCCAGGACACCAACGCCGTGCAGTACGCCTGGTTGCGCCTGCTGGCCAAGGGCGGCGACAGCCTGATGGTGGTGGGCGACGACGACCAGTCGATCTACGGCTGGCGCGGCGCGAAGATCGAGAACATCCACCAGTACTCCGAAGACTTCCCGGACACCGAAGTGATCCGCCTGGAGCAGAACTACCGCTCCACCGCCGGCATCCTCAAGGCCGCCAACGCCCTGATCGCCAATAACACCGGGCGCCTGGGCAAGGAGCTGTGGACCGACGGCGGCGAAGGCGAAGCGATCAACCTGTACGCCGCCTTCAACGAACACGATGAAGCGCGCTACGTGGTGGAAACCATCGAAAGCGCCCTGAAGACCGGCCTGGCCCGCAGCGATATCGCCATCCTGTATCGCTCCAACGCTCAGTCGCGGGTGCTGGAAGAAGCGCTGCTGCGCGAGCGCATTCCGTACCGTATCTACGGCGGCCAGCGCTTCTTCGAACGCGCCGAGATCAAGAACGCCATGGCCTACCTGCGCCTGCTCGAAGGTCGCGGCAACGACGCGGCCCTGGAGCGGGTGATCAACGTGCCGACCCGCGGCATTGGCGAAAAGACTGTCGAAGCGATTCGCGAGCACGCGCGCCACAGCCATGTGTCGATGTGGGAAGCGATGCGCCAGCTGGTGGTCAATAAAGGCGTGACCGGACGCGCCGCCGGCGCCCTGGGCGCCTTCATGGAACTGATCGAGCACCTGGCGACCGTGACCGCCGAGATGCCGTTGCACCTGATGACCCAGACCGTCATCGAGCAATCCGGCCTGATCGCCTACCACGAAGCGGAAAAAGGCGAGAAAGGCCAGGCCCGGGTAGAAAACCTCGAGGAACTGGTCAGCGCCGCGCGCAACTTCGAACATACCGAAGAAGACCAGGAGCTGACGCCGCTGGCGGCCTTCCTCGGCCACGCTTCGCTGGAAGCCGGCGACACCCAGGCCGACGAGCACGAAGACAGCATCCAGCTCATGACCCTGCACAGCGCCAAGGGCCTGGAATTCCCTTACGTGTTCCTGGTGGGCATGGAAGAAGGCCTGTTCCCGCACAAGATGAGCCTGGAAGAACCCGGCCGCCTTGAAGAAGAACGCCGCCTGGCCTACGTCGGCATCACCCGGGCGATGCAGAACCTGGTGATGACCTACGCCGAAACCCGACGCCTGTACGGCAGCGAGACCTACAACAAGGTGTCGCGTTTCGTACGGGAAGTTCCGAAGGGGCTGATCCAGGAAGTGCGCCTGTCCAACAGCGTCAGCCGTCCGTTCGGCGGCGGCCAGTCGCAGAGCACCAGCAGCCTGTTCGGTGGCAGCGAGATCCCGGACACCGGCCTCAGCCTCGGCCAGGCCGTACGCCACTCGGTATTCGGCGACGGCGTGATCCTCAACTTCGAAGGCGCCGGCGCCCAGGCCCGGGTCCAGGTGAACTTCAGCGAAGGCAGCAAGTGGCTGATGCTCGGCTACGCCAAGCTCGAAGCCATCTGA
- a CDS encoding alpha/beta hydrolase — MTLASGRPTRLIAALTLLASSLLAGCQSPMAQLQSLSTQYAHQVEVLPTSPFPLASSLPLRLPKQPRLRVYLEGDGHAWATARQPSLDPSPQHLLMAQLALSDPRPSVYLARPCQFVSAADCTAAIWTDQRFCAAVLRSLDQALDRLKQRYDNQDFELIGYSGGAALALLLAARRDDIAQVQTLAGNLSPRLWANALGLSPLHGSLEPLDQAPKLALVAQRHLLGQADRNVPASLYPAYRQALGTKALCVQSVSLPGVTHDQGWLEAWRHWRDQPLSCASPGN, encoded by the coding sequence ATGACGCTCGCAAGCGGTCGCCCCACCCGGTTGATCGCCGCATTGACGCTACTCGCCAGCAGCCTGCTGGCGGGTTGTCAGTCGCCGATGGCTCAGTTGCAAAGCCTGAGCACGCAATACGCCCATCAAGTCGAAGTCCTGCCCACCTCACCCTTCCCGCTTGCCAGCAGCCTGCCCCTGCGCTTACCCAAACAACCCCGCCTGCGCGTCTATCTTGAAGGCGACGGCCATGCCTGGGCGACAGCCCGCCAACCCAGCCTCGACCCCAGCCCGCAGCACCTGCTGATGGCGCAGTTGGCATTGAGCGATCCCCGCCCCAGCGTCTATCTGGCCCGCCCCTGCCAATTCGTCAGCGCGGCCGACTGTACGGCAGCCATCTGGACCGACCAGCGCTTTTGCGCAGCGGTATTGCGCAGCCTCGACCAGGCCCTCGACCGCCTCAAGCAGCGTTATGACAATCAGGATTTCGAGTTGATCGGCTATTCCGGTGGCGCGGCACTGGCCCTGTTGTTGGCCGCGCGGCGAGACGACATTGCCCAGGTGCAAACCCTGGCCGGAAACCTGAGCCCTCGGCTATGGGCCAATGCGCTGGGGCTGAGCCCGTTGCACGGCTCCCTCGAGCCGCTGGACCAGGCACCCAAGCTGGCCCTGGTAGCGCAACGGCATTTGCTCGGCCAGGCCGACCGCAACGTGCCTGCCAGCCTCTACCCCGCCTATCGGCAGGCGCTGGGCACGAAAGCCTTGTGCGTGCAATCCGTCAGCCTGCCCGGGGTCACCCACGACCAGGGCTGGCTCGAAGCCTGGCGACACTGGCGCGACCAGCCCTTGAGTTGTGCATCACCCGGCAATTAG
- a CDS encoding SMI1/KNR4 family protein has translation MEEVIEQLREANEPVPVPLELPDEDLLVEIEEQLFINIPFVFKEFLLTVSDVVYGSLEPVTVTDPQSHTYLPEVAATAWDMGVPRELIPICQDGDDYYCVEEDGTVVLWSGEEELITEESWESVWHWARDVWLES, from the coding sequence GTGGAAGAAGTCATCGAGCAACTCCGTGAAGCAAACGAACCGGTACCCGTTCCCCTGGAACTGCCGGATGAAGACCTGCTGGTGGAAATCGAAGAACAGCTGTTCATCAATATCCCCTTCGTCTTCAAAGAGTTCCTGTTGACCGTGAGCGATGTCGTCTACGGCAGCCTGGAGCCGGTCACCGTGACCGACCCGCAATCCCACACCTACCTGCCGGAAGTGGCCGCCACCGCCTGGGACATGGGTGTACCGCGCGAGCTGATCCCGATCTGCCAGGACGGTGACGACTACTACTGCGTCGAGGAAGACGGCACCGTGGTGCTCTGGTCCGGCGAAGAAGAGCTGATCACCGAAGAGTCCTGGGAATCGGTGTGGCACTGGGCGCGGGACGTCTGGCTGGAAAGCTGA
- the hexR gene encoding transcriptional regulator HexR, protein MNLLQHIAQSRHLLRKSELKVADHVLLDPAAVMHSSMADLAHSVGISEPTIVRFCRAIGCSGFQDLKLKLAQSLAAGASFGQFAIHEDDSVADYSLKIFDTTLHTLMEVREKLDPVELQRAVTLMSQAQRVEFYGFGASGAVAADAQHKFFRLLLTAAAYSDPHMQAMSAVTLKPTDVAICISQSGRSKDLLITANLVRESGASLITLCPSQTPLAELSTVNLAIDVHEDTEIYTPLTSRIAHLVVIDVLAMGVAMARGPSLVNHLKSVKRSLRSLRLSPKSVKALDD, encoded by the coding sequence TTGAATCTGTTGCAGCACATTGCCCAATCACGCCATCTCTTGCGCAAGTCGGAGCTCAAGGTCGCCGATCATGTGCTGCTCGACCCTGCGGCTGTGATGCACAGTTCCATGGCCGACCTGGCCCACAGCGTGGGTATCAGCGAGCCGACCATCGTGCGTTTCTGCCGGGCCATCGGTTGCTCGGGGTTCCAGGACCTGAAGCTCAAGCTGGCCCAGAGCCTGGCCGCCGGGGCGAGCTTCGGCCAGTTCGCGATCCACGAAGACGACTCGGTCGCCGACTACAGCCTGAAGATCTTCGACACCACCCTGCACACCCTGATGGAGGTTCGCGAGAAGCTCGATCCGGTGGAGTTGCAAAGGGCTGTGACCCTCATGTCCCAGGCCCAGCGCGTGGAGTTCTACGGCTTTGGCGCTTCCGGCGCGGTGGCGGCGGATGCCCAGCACAAGTTCTTCCGTTTGCTGCTGACCGCGGCGGCCTATTCGGACCCGCATATGCAGGCAATGTCGGCGGTGACTCTCAAGCCCACCGACGTGGCGATCTGCATTTCCCAGTCCGGGCGTTCCAAGGACCTGCTGATCACCGCCAACCTGGTGCGTGAAAGCGGCGCCTCGCTGATCACCCTGTGCCCGAGCCAGACACCGCTGGCCGAACTGTCGACCGTCAACCTGGCGATCGATGTGCACGAAGACACCGAGATCTACACCCCGCTGACCTCGCGCATCGCCCACCTGGTGGTGATCGACGTCCTGGCGATGGGCGTGGCCATGGCCCGCGGCCCGAGCCTGGTCAACCACCTCAAGAGCGTCAAGCGCAGCCTTCGCAGCCTGCGCCTGTCGCCCAAGTCGGTGAAGGCGCTCGACGACTGA
- a CDS encoding PA3496 family putative envelope integrity protein yields the protein MARPYEESSSAVKTRRQQEDQRRMEFRRAIEHRCELRRLQQEINDYPELDAVNYWQAASAASRQNVQQAR from the coding sequence ATGGCCCGGCCTTACGAAGAGAGCAGCAGCGCAGTCAAAACCCGTCGTCAACAGGAAGACCAGCGCCGCATGGAATTTCGCCGCGCGATCGAACATCGCTGTGAGCTGCGCCGTCTGCAGCAGGAAATCAACGACTACCCCGAGCTGGACGCCGTCAATTACTGGCAGGCAGCCTCGGCGGCTTCCCGTCAAAACGTTCAACAAGCCCGCTGA
- a CDS encoding Tim44 domain-containing protein has protein sequence MKRFLSIAMALCIGLTMSLDANAKRFGGGKSAGAAPTHQTSQMAPSSSGMGPAAATAGAAGAAGAATKASGASRWLGPLAGIAAGGLLASMFMGDGFQGMQIFDILIMAVIAFLVFRFIAARRRKQQEQYAPAGHAPMQREAFEPKPASGSIFGGSAAPAAAARPVINAPAWFNEERFVEAARNHFQSLQQHWDANEMDKIAEFVTPQMLQFLKQERADLGDGFQSTYIDNLNVQLEGVDDRADKTIATLTFTGVSKSSRFDQGEAFSESWNMERAQGENQPWLVAGIRQNG, from the coding sequence ATGAAACGTTTTCTTAGCATCGCCATGGCGTTGTGCATCGGCCTGACGATGAGCCTCGACGCCAACGCCAAGCGCTTTGGTGGCGGCAAAAGCGCCGGCGCTGCACCGACCCACCAGACCAGCCAAATGGCTCCGTCCTCTTCCGGCATGGGTCCTGCCGCCGCGACCGCAGGGGCTGCCGGTGCCGCGGGCGCTGCCACCAAGGCCAGCGGTGCTTCGCGCTGGCTCGGCCCATTGGCCGGTATCGCCGCAGGCGGCCTGCTCGCCTCCATGTTCATGGGCGACGGCTTCCAGGGCATGCAGATCTTCGACATCCTGATCATGGCGGTCATCGCCTTCCTGGTCTTCCGCTTTATCGCCGCCCGTCGTCGCAAGCAGCAGGAGCAGTACGCTCCAGCCGGCCACGCGCCGATGCAGCGTGAAGCCTTCGAGCCAAAACCGGCCTCCGGTTCGATCTTCGGCGGTTCGGCTGCACCTGCCGCCGCGGCCCGTCCGGTGATCAACGCCCCGGCCTGGTTCAACGAAGAGCGTTTCGTCGAAGCCGCGCGCAACCACTTCCAGTCCCTGCAGCAACACTGGGACGCCAACGAAATGGACAAGATCGCCGAGTTCGTGACCCCGCAGATGCTGCAGTTCCTGAAGCAGGAACGTGCCGATCTGGGCGACGGCTTCCAGTCGACCTACATCGACAACCTCAATGTGCAGCTTGAAGGCGTCGACGACCGTGCCGACAAGACCATCGCGACCCTGACCTTCACCGGCGTGTCGAAGAGCTCGCGTTTCGACCAGGGCGAAGCGTTCAGCGAAAGCTGGAACATGGAGCGCGCCCAGGGCGAAAACCAGCCTTGGCTGGTTGCAGGTATCCGCCAGAACGGCTGA
- a CDS encoding putative bifunctional diguanylate cyclase/phosphodiesterase: MTLSTGPSGPFVEPRVVRKQYAMEMAVERTRLLYQGSLLPTLFMLLNGLVCAWLLWSPERYWLVSVWMVWLLALVALRVIQVAAFDSAIPSRQAQPVWRRMFLLGSAVSGLTLACAGIALMPTDNFLQQAWVFGLIGAAILSASVAYAVSLPAFLSFTLPCLLPAIGYLFWGGDEQQRGWGWLGLILLVSLSVVAWQVNRLIQMGLLRRFQNQALIEHLQQAQSCSEQLNSELLREVEQRRRAEEELREAQVGLESRVAQRSLELDAANQALSKSEARLALALKASQLGLWDWNLQTDEVHHSHIKELFGLEPEFVRAMLSHLKPLLHPEDLPLLKRALVEHLKGRTEDYLVEYRVRHGDGHWVWIEDRGRAVERGPGGRVLRMVGTRRDISASKQQEEQRRLSAMVFEAASEGIVILDPGYVLLAVNQAFSRVTGYQIEDMLGRNVVDLPCSRDARRHYPVIHQALEQHGSWQGELVEARKNGELYPQWLQLNVVRDTRGNISHIVGFFADLSARRESEERMRYLTHYDELTGLANRSLFRERLREAHQRMRQGGRSLALVHINLDRFKLLNDSLGHDVADQLLQKMARRLVNALPEADTIARLSGDEFAVLFDAYGSLSSLTRVATRLSAKLRLPITVEGHELVVSASMGISMLPDSAREIPALISQANIAMQHAKHLGGNNFQFYTASLQASTLERLQLENLLRKAVEERQLKVFYQPKLCLATGRLNAAEALVRWDHPDLGRVPPGDFIGLAEEIGLIGPIGEFVLRQACWQACEWQRQGLPAIRVSVNLSVHQLRQGKLVSLVRSVLEETGLAPHFLELELTESHLLDSVEHIVSTFQQLRDLGVKLAIDDFGTGYSSLSYLKRIPVDYVKIDQAFIRGLSDGGADAAITRAIIAMAHGLSLKVVAEGVEHPGQLAFLKEQKCDEVQGYLISRPVEAEGLAALLRAETL, translated from the coding sequence ATGACACTCAGCACTGGCCCGTCCGGACCCTTCGTGGAGCCTCGGGTTGTTCGCAAGCAATACGCCATGGAGATGGCGGTAGAGCGCACGCGCCTGCTTTATCAGGGCTCCCTGTTGCCCACCCTGTTCATGCTGCTCAACGGCCTGGTCTGCGCCTGGCTGCTATGGAGCCCCGAGCGTTATTGGCTGGTCAGCGTGTGGATGGTCTGGCTGCTGGCCCTGGTCGCCCTGCGGGTGATCCAGGTGGCGGCATTCGACTCGGCGATTCCCAGCCGCCAGGCGCAACCGGTCTGGCGCCGCATGTTCCTGCTCGGCTCCGCCGTCAGCGGCCTGACCCTGGCTTGCGCCGGCATCGCGCTGATGCCCACCGACAATTTCCTGCAACAGGCCTGGGTCTTCGGTCTGATCGGCGCGGCGATCCTCTCGGCCAGCGTGGCCTACGCGGTCAGCCTGCCGGCCTTCCTGTCCTTTACCTTGCCCTGTTTGCTACCGGCGATCGGCTACCTGTTCTGGGGCGGCGACGAGCAGCAGCGTGGCTGGGGCTGGCTGGGCTTGATCCTGCTGGTGTCGCTGAGCGTGGTGGCCTGGCAGGTCAACCGCCTGATCCAGATGGGCTTGCTGCGGCGTTTCCAGAACCAGGCCCTGATCGAACATCTGCAACAGGCGCAGAGCTGCAGCGAACAGCTCAACAGCGAGCTGCTGCGGGAAGTCGAGCAGCGCCGCCGCGCCGAAGAAGAGCTGCGCGAAGCCCAGGTCGGCCTGGAAAGCCGGGTGGCCCAGCGCAGCCTCGAGCTGGATGCGGCCAACCAGGCCCTGAGCAAGAGCGAGGCACGCCTTGCCCTGGCCCTGAAGGCCAGCCAGTTGGGGCTGTGGGACTGGAACCTGCAGACCGACGAGGTCCATCACAGCCATATCAAGGAACTGTTCGGCCTGGAGCCGGAGTTCGTAAGGGCGATGCTCAGCCACCTCAAGCCGCTGCTGCACCCCGAAGACCTGCCGCTGCTCAAGCGCGCACTGGTCGAGCACCTGAAGGGGCGCACCGAGGATTACCTGGTGGAATACCGCGTGCGCCACGGCGATGGCCACTGGGTCTGGATCGAGGACCGTGGGCGCGCCGTGGAGCGCGGCCCCGGTGGGCGGGTGCTGCGCATGGTCGGCACCCGGCGCGATATCAGCGCCAGCAAGCAGCAGGAAGAGCAGCGACGCCTGTCGGCGATGGTGTTCGAGGCGGCGAGCGAAGGCATCGTGATCCTCGACCCCGGTTACGTGCTGCTGGCGGTCAACCAGGCGTTCAGCCGGGTCACCGGTTACCAGATCGAGGACATGCTCGGGCGCAATGTGGTTGACCTGCCGTGCAGTCGTGACGCACGCCGGCACTACCCGGTGATTCATCAAGCCCTCGAACAGCACGGCAGCTGGCAGGGCGAGCTGGTGGAGGCGCGCAAGAACGGCGAGCTGTACCCGCAGTGGCTGCAATTGAATGTGGTGCGCGATACGCGGGGAAATATCAGCCATATTGTGGGCTTCTTCGCCGATCTGTCGGCGCGGCGCGAATCCGAAGAGCGCATGCGCTACCTGACCCATTACGACGAACTCACCGGCCTGGCCAACCGTTCGCTGTTTCGTGAACGCTTGCGCGAGGCCCATCAACGGATGCGCCAGGGTGGCCGCAGTCTGGCCCTGGTGCATATCAACCTGGACCGTTTCAAGCTGCTCAACGACAGCCTGGGCCACGACGTCGCCGACCAACTGTTGCAGAAAATGGCTCGGCGGCTGGTCAATGCGCTGCCGGAAGCCGACACCATTGCCCGGTTGTCCGGCGATGAGTTCGCGGTGCTGTTCGACGCCTATGGCAGCCTGTCGAGCCTGACCCGGGTGGCGACCCGCCTGTCGGCGAAGCTGCGCTTGCCGATCACCGTGGAAGGCCACGAGCTGGTGGTCAGCGCCTCTATGGGCATCAGCATGCTGCCCGACAGCGCGCGGGAAATTCCGGCGTTGATCAGCCAGGCGAACATCGCCATGCAACACGCCAAGCACCTGGGCGGCAACAACTTCCAGTTCTACACCGCCAGCCTGCAAGCCAGCACCCTGGAGCGCCTGCAACTGGAGAACCTGCTGCGCAAGGCGGTCGAGGAACGCCAGTTGAAGGTGTTCTACCAGCCGAAACTGTGCCTCGCCACTGGCCGCCTGAATGCCGCCGAAGCCCTGGTGCGCTGGGACCATCCCGACCTGGGGCGGGTGCCGCCGGGGGACTTTATCGGCCTCGCGGAGGAGATCGGGCTGATCGGCCCGATCGGCGAATTCGTGTTGCGCCAGGCCTGCTGGCAAGCCTGCGAGTGGCAGCGCCAGGGGCTGCCGGCGATTCGGGTATCGGTGAACCTGTCGGTGCATCAGCTGCGCCAGGGCAAGCTGGTCAGCCTGGTGCGCAGCGTGCTGGAAGAGACCGGGCTGGCGCCGCATTTCCTCGAGCTGGAGCTGACTGAAAGCCATCTGCTCGACAGCGTCGAGCACATCGTTTCGACCTTCCAGCAACTGCGTGACCTGGGGGTGAAACTGGCCATCGACGACTTCGGCACCGGTTATTCCTCGCTGAGTTACCTCAAGCGGATTCCGGTGGACTACGTGAAGATCGATCAGGCATTCATCCGCGGCCTGAGCGACGGCGGCGCCGATGCGGCAATCACCCGGGCGATCATCGCCATGGCCCACGGGCTGTCGCTGAAAGTGGTGGCCGAAGGGGTGGAGCATCCGGGGCAGCTGGCGTTTCTCAAGGAGCAGAAATGCGATGAGGTGCAGGGCTACCTGATCAGCCGGCCGGTGGAAGCCGAGGGCCTGGCGGCGCTATTGAGGGCCGAGACCTTGTAG
- a CDS encoding acetyl-CoA carboxylase biotin carboxylase subunit, translating into MIKKILIANRGEIAVRIVRACAEMGIRSVAIFSDADRHALHVKRADEAHSIGAEPLAGYLNPRKLVNLAVETGCDALHPGYGFLSENAELADICAERGIKFIGPSAEVIRRMGDKTEARRSMIKAGVPVTPGTEGNVADIHEALSEGDRIGYPVMLKATSGGGGRGIRRCNSRDELEQAFPRVISEATKAFGSAEVFLEKCIVNPKHIEAQILGDSLGNVVHLFERDCSIQRRNQKLIEIAPSPQLTPEQRAYIGDLSVRAAKAVGYENAGTVEFLLADGEVYFMEMNTRVQVEHTITEEITGIDIVREQIRIASGLPLSVKQEDIHHRGFALQFRINAEDPKNNFLPSFGKITRYYAPGGPGVRTDTAIYTGYTIPPFYDSMCLKLVVWALTWEEAMDRGLRALDDMRLQGVKTTAAYYQEILRNPEFRSGQFNTSFVESHPELTNYSIKRKPEELALAIAAAIAAHAGL; encoded by the coding sequence GTGATAAAAAAGATCCTGATCGCCAACCGTGGTGAGATTGCCGTGCGAATCGTGCGTGCCTGCGCCGAGATGGGCATTCGCTCGGTCGCGATCTTCTCCGACGCCGATCGCCATGCCCTGCATGTGAAGCGCGCGGATGAAGCCCACAGCATCGGTGCCGAACCCCTGGCCGGCTACCTGAACCCGCGCAAGCTGGTGAACCTGGCAGTGGAAACCGGCTGCGACGCACTGCACCCCGGCTACGGCTTCCTTTCGGAAAACGCCGAACTGGCGGACATCTGCGCCGAACGTGGGATCAAATTCATCGGTCCATCGGCTGAAGTGATTCGCCGCATGGGCGACAAGACCGAAGCTCGCCGCAGCATGATCAAGGCTGGCGTGCCGGTCACCCCGGGCACCGAAGGCAACGTCGCCGATATCCATGAAGCCCTGAGCGAAGGCGACCGCATCGGTTACCCGGTGATGCTCAAGGCCACGTCCGGCGGTGGCGGCCGCGGCATTCGTCGCTGCAACAGCCGGGACGAACTGGAACAGGCCTTCCCACGGGTGATTTCCGAGGCGACCAAGGCGTTTGGCTCCGCCGAAGTGTTCCTGGAAAAGTGCATCGTCAATCCCAAGCACATCGAGGCTCAGATCCTCGGCGACAGCCTCGGCAACGTGGTGCACCTGTTCGAGCGCGACTGCTCGATCCAGCGCCGCAACCAGAAGCTGATCGAGATCGCCCCGAGCCCGCAACTGACCCCGGAACAGCGCGCCTACATCGGCGACCTGTCGGTGCGCGCGGCCAAGGCCGTGGGCTACGAGAACGCCGGTACCGTGGAGTTCCTGCTCGCCGATGGCGAGGTGTACTTCATGGAGATGAACACCCGGGTGCAGGTGGAACATACCATCACCGAGGAAATCACCGGCATCGACATCGTTCGCGAACAGATCCGCATCGCGTCCGGCCTGCCGCTTTCGGTGAAGCAGGAAGATATCCATCACCGTGGCTTCGCCCTGCAGTTCCGGATCAACGCCGAAGATCCGAAAAACAACTTCCTGCCGAGTTTCGGCAAGATCACCCGTTACTACGCGCCCGGCGGCCCTGGCGTGCGTACCGACACGGCGATCTACACCGGTTACACCATTCCGCCGTTCTACGACTCCATGTGCCTGAAGCTGGTGGTCTGGGCCCTGACCTGGGAAGAAGCGATGGACCGTGGCTTGCGCGCCCTGGACGACATGCGTCTGCAAGGGGTCAAGACCACCGCCGCGTATTACCAGGAAATCCTGCGTAACCCGGAATTCCGTAGCGGCCAGTTCAACACCAGCTTCGTCGAAAGCCACCCTGAACTGACCAACTACTCGATCAAGCGCAAACCCGAAGAGCTGGCCCTGGCCATCGCCGCCGCCATCGCCGCCCACGCAGGCCTGTGA
- a CDS encoding LysR family transcriptional regulator: MRKSLMRMTLRQLQIFNEVCDLRSYSRAADEMSLTQPAVSLQIRQLEELIGQPLFDYVGKKLYMTEAAEALQRASRDIFGRLENLDMQLSDMQGSLQGQLKLAVESSAKYFVPHLFAAFKRQHPEVNLQLTVVNRGQVIRRLSDNRDDLVIMSMVPQDMGLEFLPFLNNPIVAVAPPDHPLCHLGPLRLQDLEPYNLLVREQGSGTRLACEEYFKEKRVHFTQTLEVSSAEAQRECVLAGLGVALLTRHALNLELATGGLVELPVEELPLYRSWCLVQAKAKRLSPVAHAFLGFIRSERVQISGLVERFDGKPPRLPASN; encoded by the coding sequence ATGCGTAAGTCCTTGATGCGTATGACATTACGCCAGTTGCAGATTTTCAATGAGGTCTGCGATCTGCGCTCCTACAGCCGGGCGGCCGACGAAATGTCTCTGACCCAGCCCGCCGTCAGCCTGCAGATTCGCCAGCTGGAAGAGCTGATCGGCCAACCGTTATTCGATTACGTCGGCAAGAAGCTCTACATGACCGAGGCCGCCGAGGCGCTGCAACGGGCCAGCCGCGACATCTTCGGACGTCTGGAGAACCTCGACATGCAGCTGTCGGACATGCAGGGTTCCTTGCAGGGCCAGCTGAAGCTGGCGGTGGAATCCAGCGCCAAGTACTTCGTGCCGCACCTGTTCGCCGCCTTCAAGCGCCAGCACCCGGAGGTCAACCTGCAACTGACGGTGGTCAACCGGGGCCAGGTGATCCGCCGCCTCTCGGACAACCGTGACGACCTGGTGATCATGTCCATGGTCCCGCAGGACATGGGCCTGGAATTCCTGCCGTTCCTCAACAACCCGATCGTCGCCGTGGCCCCGCCCGACCATCCGTTGTGCCACCTCGGGCCGCTGCGCCTGCAGGACCTGGAGCCCTACAACCTGCTGGTGCGCGAACAGGGTTCGGGCACGCGCCTGGCCTGCGAGGAGTATTTCAAGGAAAAGCGCGTGCACTTCACCCAGACCCTGGAAGTGTCGTCGGCCGAGGCGCAGCGCGAGTGTGTGCTGGCGGGTCTGGGCGTGGCGCTGTTGACGCGCCACGCCCTGAACCTTGAGTTGGCGACCGGGGGACTCGTCGAGTTGCCGGTCGAAGAGCTGCCGTTGTATCGCAGCTGGTGCCTGGTGCAGGCCAAGGCTAAACGCCTGTCACCGGTAGCGCATGCGTTCCTGGGGTTTATCCGCAGCGAACGGGTGCAGATCAGCGGGCTTGTTGAACGTTTTGACGGGAAGCCGCCGAGGCTGCCTGCCAGTAATTGA